The Planktothrix tepida PCC 9214 genome window below encodes:
- a CDS encoding NfeD-like protein — MMLTLYLFCLTIGGGFVILSAFAGLDGVDFDPHFEIDVELSKPPQDAEALTPQKHPKNRQTGFRLPIFSLRFWTFGGCFFGLTGFLLTKLNLLLSPSFIFAISLGVGVSFGTVMVGILRRLHQQQANSLILSEDLIGLWATVEIPFDHNCKGKVRLYLKESMVDVVAITEEEHQFEKGDKVFVVGRHHDKVLVIPEEFLNSN; from the coding sequence ATGATGCTGACACTGTATCTATTCTGTCTGACAATTGGTGGGGGTTTTGTGATTTTATCTGCCTTTGCTGGACTCGATGGTGTTGATTTTGATCCCCATTTTGAGATAGATGTAGAACTGTCTAAGCCACCCCAGGATGCAGAAGCCCTCACCCCGCAAAAACACCCGAAAAACCGTCAAACGGGTTTCCGATTACCCATTTTCAGTTTAAGATTTTGGACGTTTGGGGGCTGTTTTTTTGGCTTAACCGGATTTCTTTTAACAAAACTTAATCTTTTGCTTTCCCCTAGCTTCATTTTTGCTATTTCTCTAGGGGTTGGGGTGAGCTTTGGAACGGTAATGGTTGGAATTTTAAGGCGACTGCACCAACAACAAGCCAATAGTTTAATTTTATCGGAAGATTTAATCGGATTATGGGCAACGGTTGAAATTCCCTTTGATCACAACTGTAAAGGAAAAGTCCGATTATATTTAAAAGAATCAATGGTTGATGTGGTTGCCATCACCGAGGAGGAGCATCAGTTTGAAAAAGGAGATAAAGTTTTTGTTGTAGGAAGACATCATGATAAAGTCTTAGTAATTCCTGAAGAATTCTTAAATTCTAATTAA
- the gnd gene encoding decarboxylating NADP(+)-dependent phosphogluconate dehydrogenase: protein MTLQKFGVIGLAVMGENLALNVERNGFPIAVYNRTGAKTDEFMQQRAQGKNVKAAYTLEEFVQSLERPRRILVMVKAGKPVDAVIDQLKPLLDQDDMIIDGGNSLYEDTERRTKELEATGLGFVGMGVSGGEEGALWGPSLMPGGTEASYKELEPILTKIAAQVDDGPCVTFIGPGGAGHYVKMVHNGIEYGDMQLIAEAYDLLKNVAGLNAAQLHEVFAEWNTTDELNSFLIEITADIFKKIDPETGLPLVDLIVDAAGQKGTGRWTVMSALELGVSIPTIIAAVNSRIISSYKDERVAASVELPGPTGEYQGDIANLVNKIRDALYCSKICSYAQGMALLSAASKEFGYNLDLGEMARIWKGGCIIRAGFLNKIKTAFGENPNLPNLLLAPEFKQTILDRQEAWREVLVLANQFGIPVPAFSASLDYFDSYRRATLPLNLTQAQRDYFGAHTYERIDKPRGEFFHTEWTKD from the coding sequence ATGACACTGCAAAAATTTGGTGTAATTGGTCTAGCCGTCATGGGTGAAAACCTGGCGTTGAACGTCGAGCGCAATGGGTTTCCGATCGCAGTTTATAACCGCACGGGTGCTAAAACCGATGAGTTCATGCAGCAACGGGCTCAGGGAAAAAACGTCAAAGCTGCTTATACCCTGGAAGAATTTGTCCAATCTTTAGAACGTCCGCGCCGCATTTTGGTGATGGTGAAAGCCGGGAAACCCGTTGATGCAGTCATTGATCAGCTTAAACCGTTGCTGGATCAAGATGACATGATTATTGATGGGGGTAACTCCCTCTATGAAGACACTGAACGCCGCACAAAGGAACTAGAAGCCACAGGTTTAGGGTTTGTGGGGATGGGAGTTAGTGGTGGCGAAGAAGGTGCCCTCTGGGGGCCAAGTTTAATGCCGGGAGGGACGGAAGCATCTTATAAAGAATTAGAACCGATTTTAACGAAAATTGCCGCCCAGGTGGATGATGGCCCCTGTGTCACCTTTATTGGGCCAGGTGGCGCGGGTCACTACGTTAAAATGGTGCATAACGGTATTGAATATGGCGATATGCAGTTAATTGCAGAGGCTTATGATTTGCTGAAAAATGTAGCGGGGTTGAATGCGGCTCAACTTCATGAAGTCTTTGCAGAATGGAATACCACCGACGAACTCAATTCTTTTTTAATTGAAATTACGGCGGATATTTTCAAAAAAATTGATCCTGAAACGGGTTTACCGTTAGTTGATTTAATTGTCGATGCTGCTGGACAAAAAGGCACCGGACGTTGGACGGTAATGAGTGCGTTAGAGTTAGGAGTTTCTATTCCAACCATTATCGCTGCGGTCAATAGTCGGATTATTTCTTCCTATAAAGATGAACGGGTCGCCGCCTCTGTGGAATTACCGGGGCCAACGGGTGAATATCAAGGAGATATTGCCAATTTAGTGAATAAAATTCGGGATGCGTTGTATTGTTCTAAAATCTGTTCCTATGCTCAAGGAATGGCGTTATTAAGCGCTGCTTCTAAGGAGTTTGGGTACAATTTAGATCTCGGTGAAATGGCGAGAATTTGGAAAGGAGGTTGTATTATTCGGGCTGGATTTTTGAATAAAATTAAAACAGCCTTTGGCGAAAATCCCAACTTACCGAATTTGTTATTAGCACCGGAATTTAAACAGACAATTTTAGATCGTCAAGAAGCTTGGCGGGAAGTGTTAGTTCTCGCGAATCAATTTGGAATTCCAGTTCCGGCTTTTAGTGCGTCCTTAGACTATTTTGATAGTTATCGACGGGCTACTTTACCCCTGAATTTAACCCAAGCTCAACGGGATTATTTTGGCGCTCATACCTATGAACGCATTGATAAACCCAGAGGTGAATTCTTCCACACAGAATGGACAAAGGATTAA
- a CDS encoding DUF3370 domain-containing protein — protein sequence MFPFVPAFYLAEVITIPPPTSGKRYITQMQEIRPLPGQLNEIPVFNSNSPEVVTGEGILLSTFPQTAKKFPNAHLNIPISGQFDFFSHHIARPINKQQTLYQGVLIYNPSSQPVTLNILQGISYVTSPDAPFVELPPMVEDPQGRVFSGPGSRLAGDILRGRHQRTFPEQIMIPPQQTQMLFSLPIPTASARSTFLRLQSNGPVHLANLVRFATSGSSPTFPNIPGFPISSFSPQMPILGQWLNFLNTGRLAEPRDIIPTLGENAYQGEKVYGRVAGVSVGSEWTGTVVDRPGMNVLTIPYPGYAFSYPLSTVSTATLGTQQIQSAPLLARYPDTATRANGNYGVQYRLTLPLYNPTRQSQRVSLSIQTPFKQNVASNRLTFIEPPQGQVFFRGTVRFTYSDDFGQTQQRYFHLVQRQGQQGESLITLTLPPGGSRSVGVEFIYPPDATPPQVLTVKTWESGVN from the coding sequence ATGTTTCCTTTTGTTCCTGCGTTTTATTTGGCTGAAGTGATTACGATTCCACCCCCAACCTCTGGGAAACGATATATTACCCAAATGCAGGAAATTCGGCCCTTACCCGGACAGTTGAATGAAATTCCGGTTTTTAATAGTAATAGTCCTGAAGTGGTCACAGGAGAAGGAATATTATTATCGACTTTTCCACAAACGGCGAAAAAATTCCCCAATGCCCATCTTAATATTCCCATAAGCGGACAGTTTGACTTTTTTTCCCATCATATTGCTCGTCCGATTAATAAACAACAAACCTTATATCAAGGGGTATTAATTTATAATCCCAGTTCTCAACCGGTTACTTTAAATATTTTGCAAGGAATTAGTTATGTCACGTCACCGGATGCGCCATTTGTGGAATTGCCGCCAATGGTGGAAGACCCTCAAGGTCGGGTGTTTTCTGGGCCGGGGTCACGGTTGGCGGGGGATATTTTACGAGGACGCCATCAACGCACCTTTCCTGAACAAATCATGATTCCGCCGCAACAAACCCAGATGTTGTTTAGTTTACCGATTCCAACGGCCAGTGCCCGTTCAACGTTCCTGCGGTTACAAAGCAATGGCCCGGTGCATCTGGCGAATTTAGTTCGGTTTGCGACTTCTGGGAGTTCTCCAACTTTTCCGAATATTCCGGGTTTTCCCATCTCTTCCTTTTCTCCCCAAATGCCGATATTAGGTCAATGGCTAAATTTCTTAAATACGGGCAGACTAGCAGAACCTAGAGATATTATCCCGACTTTAGGGGAAAATGCGTATCAGGGAGAAAAAGTTTATGGTCGTGTCGCCGGGGTATCGGTGGGTTCTGAATGGACAGGGACAGTGGTAGACCGTCCGGGGATGAATGTTTTAACGATTCCCTATCCAGGGTATGCTTTTTCCTATCCTTTGAGTACGGTTTCAACGGCTACTTTGGGGACTCAGCAAATTCAGAGTGCGCCGTTGTTAGCCCGTTATCCCGATACGGCGACTCGTGCCAATGGAAATTATGGCGTACAATATCGCCTGACCTTACCGTTATATAACCCTACCCGCCAATCTCAACGGGTGAGTTTATCGATTCAAACCCCCTTTAAACAAAATGTGGCTTCTAATCGATTAACCTTTATTGAACCTCCTCAAGGACAGGTGTTTTTCCGAGGAACAGTTCGGTTTACATACAGCGATGATTTTGGACAAACTCAACAGCGTTATTTTCACTTAGTTCAACGTCAAGGACAGCAAGGGGAATCATTAATTACGTTAACATTACCCCCCGGAGGATCTCGTTCTGTGGGAGTGGAGTTTATTTATCCCCCCGACGCTACACCTCCCCAAGTCTTAACGGTAAAAACCTGGGAGTCCGGTGTAAATTAA
- a CDS encoding calcium-binding protein, producing the protein MEGNDNLDGKIGNDTIFGGQGTDFINGDTGSDFLYGNEDSDFLFGMEGEDHLWGDNGDDYLSGGTENDNLLGGSGNDLIFGDEGDDTLFGETDHDSLSGGLGNDILFGNQGNDQLQGNLGNDIIYGGKNDDFLWGNEDNDLLFGNLESDTLEGCEGNDSLYGGQNNDSLMGGMGNDFLSGDQGEDTLIGGSGNDQFTIAIGTGNDIILDFNINEDLINLVGGLTFEQLTLTTQNNSTLIQLANNGEILATLIGVNSSSLNGSHFTI; encoded by the coding sequence ATGGAAGGAAATGATAATTTAGACGGAAAAATTGGAAATGATACTATTTTTGGGGGTCAGGGAACCGATTTTATTAATGGTGATACAGGTTCAGATTTTCTGTATGGTAACGAAGATTCAGATTTTCTCTTTGGAATGGAAGGAGAAGATCACCTTTGGGGAGATAACGGGGATGATTATTTGAGTGGGGGAACTGAAAATGATAATTTATTAGGGGGAAGTGGAAATGATTTAATATTTGGGGATGAGGGAGATGACACCTTATTTGGTGAAACTGATCATGACTCTCTCAGTGGAGGATTAGGAAATGATATTTTATTTGGAAATCAAGGTAACGATCAACTTCAAGGAAATTTAGGTAATGATATAATTTATGGCGGAAAAAATGATGACTTTTTATGGGGGAATGAGGATAATGATTTATTATTTGGAAATTTAGAATCTGATACGTTAGAAGGATGCGAAGGCAATGATAGTCTTTATGGGGGTCAAAACAATGATAGTTTAATGGGCGGAATGGGTAATGATTTCCTCAGTGGAGATCAAGGAGAAGATACATTAATCGGAGGAAGTGGAAATGACCAATTTACGATCGCAATTGGCACTGGAAACGATATCATTCTTGACTTTAATATCAACGAAGATCTAATTAATTTAGTTGGAGGATTAACCTTTGAACAATTAACTTTGACAACACAAAATAATTCTACCTTAATTCAGTTAGCCAATAATGGAGAAATATTAGCAACATTAATCGGCGTTAATTCTTCTAGTTTAAATGGTAGTCACTTTACAATCTAA
- a CDS encoding exopolyphosphatase, which yields MTEKYRLVTRSDFDGLVCAVLLKDLDIIDEIKFVHPKDMQDGKIEITNQDITTNLPYVEGVHLAFDHHLSETIRNPVVNSNYIIDPNAPSAARVLYNYYGGKAKFPAISEEMMEAVDKGDSAQFNQEEILNPEGWVLLNFLMDARTGLGRFRDFRISNYQLMMELIDYCKNHQISDILQLPDVKERIEIYFEHEENFKDQIKRCSTVHQNLVVLDLRPEEVIYAGNRFMIYALFPECNISIHVLWGVKQQNTVFAVGKSIFNKTSKTNIGELMLKYGGGGHENAGTCQVENEHASQILQELITQINQDG from the coding sequence ATGACTGAAAAATATAGACTTGTTACCCGCAGTGATTTCGATGGTTTAGTCTGTGCGGTTCTTTTAAAAGACTTAGATATCATTGATGAAATTAAATTTGTGCATCCTAAAGATATGCAGGATGGCAAAATAGAAATTACAAATCAGGATATTACAACAAATTTACCTTATGTTGAAGGGGTGCATTTGGCGTTTGATCATCATTTAAGTGAAACCATTCGCAACCCTGTGGTTAATAGTAATTATATTATCGATCCGAATGCCCCTTCTGCGGCTAGGGTTTTATACAATTATTATGGGGGAAAAGCTAAATTTCCGGCTATTTCTGAGGAAATGATGGAGGCAGTAGATAAAGGAGATTCTGCCCAATTTAATCAAGAAGAAATCTTAAATCCTGAAGGTTGGGTTTTATTAAATTTCCTCATGGATGCTCGGACAGGGTTAGGACGGTTTCGGGATTTTCGCATTTCTAATTATCAACTAATGATGGAGTTAATTGATTATTGTAAAAATCATCAGATTTCTGATATTTTACAACTGCCAGATGTAAAAGAACGGATTGAAATTTATTTTGAACATGAGGAAAATTTTAAGGATCAAATTAAACGCTGTTCTACAGTGCATCAAAACTTAGTGGTTTTAGATTTACGACCTGAAGAGGTGATTTATGCCGGAAATCGGTTTATGATTTATGCTTTATTTCCCGAATGTAATATTTCAATTCATGTTTTATGGGGCGTTAAACAACAAAATACCGTGTTTGCGGTGGGTAAATCCATTTTTAACAAAACCTCTAAAACTAATATTGGAGAGTTAATGTTAAAATATGGCGGAGGCGGTCATGAAAATGCCGGAACTTGCCAAGTCGAAAATGAGCACGCTTCTCAAATTTTACAGGAATTAATCACTCAAATTAATCAAGACGGTTAA
- a CDS encoding CsbD family protein, translating to MSIEDKIKAAATDVEGKLKAAAGELTGDNQLKAEGEAKQLQAEAMNAAADLKDKAKNVVDDLKNAANNALDSVKKKLD from the coding sequence ATGAGTATAGAAGATAAAATCAAAGCGGCGGCTACCGATGTCGAAGGTAAATTAAAAGCTGCGGCGGGTGAGTTGACTGGTGATAACCAACTGAAAGCAGAAGGGGAAGCCAAACAATTACAAGCAGAGGCTATGAATGCAGCAGCCGATCTCAAAGACAAAGCTAAAAACGTTGTTGATGACTTAAAAAATGCAGCTAACAATGCACTCGATAGCGTCAAAAAGAAATTGGATTAG
- a CDS encoding Uma2 family endonuclease, with protein sequence MTLTTQRFTLEEYLNYDDGTDSLYELVNGELVSMALGTGQHGEIVDFINTQFRTEIARIGRDWVSKQMAIGVQSPRGDRWDTVRIPDVVIIPKEQWRNLQNREAVIRLNEAPPLLVVEVVSTSTKSVDYRAKRAEYCVLNIPEYWVVDPLQAKITVFTLSEGWYDEVVFTESDRLISPTFTELNLTVNQILFSEI encoded by the coding sequence ATGACTCTCACAACCCAACGCTTTACCCTAGAAGAGTATCTTAACTACGATGACGGCACAGATAGTCTCTATGAATTAGTCAACGGAGAATTAGTTTCTATGGCTTTAGGAACTGGACAACATGGTGAAATTGTCGATTTTATTAATACACAATTTCGCACCGAGATTGCTAGAATAGGACGAGATTGGGTATCTAAACAAATGGCGATCGGTGTTCAATCTCCTCGTGGCGATCGCTGGGATACCGTTCGCATTCCTGATGTTGTAATTATTCCTAAAGAACAGTGGCGGAATTTACAAAACCGCGAGGCTGTTATTCGTTTAAATGAAGCACCCCCGCTTTTAGTGGTAGAAGTTGTTAGCACTTCAACGAAAAGTGTTGACTATCGGGCTAAACGGGCTGAATATTGTGTTTTAAATATTCCTGAATATTGGGTTGTTGATCCATTACAAGCTAAAATTACTGTTTTTACGCTTTCTGAAGGCTGGTATGACGAAGTTGTTTTTACAGAAAGCGATCGCCTCATTTCTCCGACTTTTACTGAACTAAATCTAACGGTTAATCAAATTCTATTCAGTGAAATTTAA